A stretch of DNA from Granulicella pectinivorans:
ACTGCGGAATATGCTGCACGTTCTCGTAAGGGTTGTTGAGCATGGCCTTCACCGGCGTGTCCATCACTTCCTTGAACGCCGTGCGGAACTTCGCCATGTCTTCCTTCGTGCCCACGGTGATCCGGACCGTATTCGGCCAGATCGGCCACGTGCGCCCGATGATCACCTTCTTCTGCGCCATCGCCGCCATCACCTGCCGGCCATTCCGTCCCGTATCGATCATGAAGCAGTTCGACTGCGATCCCGGAATCACCTTGTAGTTGTTGTCGGTCAGGAACTTGATCGTCTCCATGCGCGCCTGCCCGATATAGGCCTTGCGCGTCGGAATCAGATCCTTATCCTCAAGCGAAACGCGCCCGGCGATGCAGCTCGTAATCGCCATCGGGTTCTGCCCACGCTCTTCGAGCTTCTTCAGCACATCCGGATGTGCAACCGCAAACCCGCAGCGAATCCCCGCCATGCCGTAGATCTTTGAGAACGTCCGCAGCACGATAATGTCCTTGCGGTTCGCCGTCTGGTCCACCACCGACTCCGCATCCGACAGATGAATGTAAGCCTCATCCACCATCAGCATCGTGCCCTTCGGCTTGTTGTCGAGCAGCCAGAGAATGTCCTCGCGCGAGGTAATCGTGCCCGTCGGGTTGTTCGGGTTGCACAGATAGATCACGCCCGCGTTCGGGTCGGCCGCGGCCATCGCCTTCACATCGTGCGCGTAGGTCGAGGTCAGCTTCGTCTTGATCGTCTTCGCGCCCGAGATCTCCGCAGCGCGGCCGGCCGCCTCATACGTCGGATCCGCGGCAACAAGGTTCTTCCCAGGCCCCGTATACGAGAGCACCGAGTAGTGCAGAGGCTCCGACGACCCGCCGTACACCGAGATCGAGTCCGGGCTGATATTGTTCTGCTTGCCGAACACATCCATCAGCGTCATCATCTCGAAGAAGTCGTACCGTCCGCCCTTGTTGGCCGACGACGCGATCGCCGCCCGCGCCGCTTCGCACGGACCCAGCGGATTCTCATTCGCATTGATGAGGACGGCGTCCTTGGGGATCGACATCATCATCTGCTTCATCATTTGGAGTTGCGAGACAGGTGCCTTGGCAGCAGAGCCCTGCTGACCCGCGGCAAACGCAAAGTGCGATTCGGAGAGGATTCCGGCAGCGGCGAACGCGGGCAGGCTGGCACCGGCAACGCGCAGAAAGGAACGGCGGGAAAGATCAAGTTGCTCACGACAATGGTTCATACGGGACTCCTGCTTTCGGACCATGGTGGGATGGAAACGACGGGGAAACCGGACAGCGATGGGCAACGGGGGAACGTTGTTGTTACTGTACTGCAAATGTCCTAAAAATGCGGAAAATTCGCATTCCCACGCAGGGCCTTCCATGACGAAGAGACGAACCTCCGCCCATTGGCATATCGTGATTTGGTAAAACGTTTCCCTCTGGAGAGTGCCGCGTGTTGAAGAAAGTCGTTCTGGCAGCGTCAAAAGTAGTTGCCCTTGGTGGAGTACTGACATGCAGTTTCGCAGGCGTCATGAGCGCTCAGGACGAAGCGCGAGGCAAAGGCCTCGACCCCGGTGCCGGTCATCCCTCCACCGTCCTCGCCGACTTCGACCACCGCCAGTCCCTCTCGCTCAATGGCGACTGGCACATCATCGCCGACCCCTACGTCGCCGGCCTCCTCGACTTCCACATGCACGTCAACCCCAACGGATACTTCAACGATCAGGTCGCCGCCCCCGGCTCCAACGCCCTCGTCGAGTACAGCTTCGAAAAAAGCCCCACCATCAAGGTCCCCGGCGACTGGAACTCCCAGAAGGAGTGGCTCAGGATGTACGAAGGCCCCCTCTGGTACGAGCGCAAGTTCGACTACACCCCCCAGCCCGGCCACCGTGCCTTCCTCCACATCGGCGCCGCCAACTACAAGTCCCGTATGTTCCTCAACGGCAAGCTCGCCTGCGACCACGAGGGCGGATTCACCACCTTCGACTGCGACGTCACCGGCATCATCAAGCCCGGCTCCAACGACGCCGTCATCTACGTCGACGACACCCGCATGGCCGACGGCATCCCCACCCTCAAAACCGACTGGTACAACTACGGTGGCCTCACCCGTGACGTCTCCATCATCACCACACCGCAGGCCTTCATCGACGACTTCGACCTCCACCTCGACCGCGCCACCCGCTCCGTCATCGAGGGCTACGTCCACGTAGAAGGTGCCCAGGCCGGCACCAGGGTCTCCGTCTCCATCCCCGAGGCCCGCCTCACCGCCACCGCCACCACCGACGCCACGGGCAAAGCCCCCATCAACCTGCCGGCAAAGAACCTCTCCCTCTGGGCCCCCGGCAACCCCAAACTCTACAAAGTAACGCTGAAGGCCGGCAACGACACCCTCGAAGACGACATGGGCTTCCGCACCGTCGAGGTGCAGGGCTCCAAAATCCTCCTCAACGGCAAGCCCATCGTCCTCCACGGCATCTGCATCCACGCCGAGGCCCCCTACCGCGGCGGACGCGTCAACACCGACGCCGACGTCGCCACCCTCTTCGGCTGGGTCAAGGATCTCAACGCCAACTTCGTCCGCCTCGCCCACTACCCGCACGACGTCCGCATGGAGCGCGCCGCCGACAAGCTCGGAATCCTCGTCTGGTCCGAGGTCCCCGTCTACTGGGCCGTCCACTTCGACGACGAAGCCGTCTTCCAGAAGTCCAAAAAGCAGCTCACCGAAGAGATCACCCGCGACCGCGACAAGGCCTCCGTCATCCTCTGGTCCATCGCCAACGAGACCCCCAACACCGAAGCCCGCACCGCCTTCCTCACGCGCTCCGCCGAGTTCGTCAAGAGCTTCGACCCCACCCGCCTCGTCACCGCCGCCCTCCTCGTCCGTGGCGAAGGCAACACCAAGATCATCGACGACAAACTAGGCTCCGCCCTCGACGTCATCGGCTTCAACGAGTACATCGGCTGGTACGAAAAGACCCCCGAGGCCATGGACCAGATCACCTGGAAGATCGCCTTCGACAAGCCCCTCATCGTCAGTGAGTTCGGCGGCGAAGCCAAGGCCGGCCTCCACGGCTCCGAGCACGAGCGCTGGACCGAGGAGTACGAGGCCAACATCTACAACCACGCCATCGCCATGCTCAACCGCATCCCCCAGCTCCGCGGCTCTACCCCCTGGATCCTCATGGACTTCCGCTCGCCCGTCCGCCAGCTCCCCGGCATCCAGGATGGCTACAACCGCAAGGGCCTCATCTCCGACCAGGGCGAAAAGAAGCTGGCCTTCGGCGTCCTCCAAAACGCCTACAAGACCGGCGGCCTCGGACACGCGGACTAAACACCTGGACATCACGAACACCCGCGAGTCACACCGCATCAACCGATATGACAACGAAACTTCCGGATTGACTGGTTAGACCAATGATCAATCGTTTTGGCCGATAATCGAATTGCTCCAGACCACTTTCCGCGACGCACCCCATGCATGGAAAATGGCCACATTTTCCATGCATAACCCCATCATGATCCAGGAAAAAACCACGTTTTAACCTCCAAAAGAACGCTGGAAGACCATTGGCTTTTTCACAACGAGCGTCTGTAACCCCTTTAGAAAACCATCATTACGGAAGGGCGTTTAAACGAAAATTGCCCCGGCTCGCAAGGAGCCGGGGCAATTGGTCAGACCTACCGCAATTTGGCCACTTCAGACCCCGCCATCATGAACGCTCCGGTCCCGAACGCATAGCTCGATCCTGCCGAAAACGCCCCCGGAGCAGCCCCCACCGGCTGAATCGAACCCAGCCGCCCATCCGCGTAAATATTTGAAACTAAAGCCTTCCACGCCTTGTCGACGACGGGCCGGTAGGTCCTGGCGTCGAGCTGATGGTGGTTGATTCCATAAGCCAGCGCGTACACGAAGAACGCCGAACCCGACACCTCAGGCAGCTCGTAGTTGGGCGTATCGAGCAGCCCAGGGCTCCACAACCCATCCGGCCGCTGAATCGTGATGATCTTCGCCGACATCTCCTTAAGTCGTTCTACATAAAAGGGATAGCTCGGATCCGTCTTGGGCAGCACATCCAGAACCCGCACCAGACCACCCATCACCCACCCATTCCCACGCGACCAAAAAATCTTCTGCCCCCCTTTTTCCCGCTTCTGGAAGTAGCTGGCATCCCGATAAAAGAGGTGCTCGTCCTTATCCCAGAGAAGATCGTCGGTGATGTGCCACTGATGATCCATATAAGTGTTGTACTTAGGGTCGTGCGTCACCGCGGAGAGCCTTGCCCAGACGGGGGGAGCCATGAACAGCGCATCGCACCACCACCAGATGGGCTTTGCGGCTGCGACCGGATCGGGCTCGTCCATCATCTCGTCGAACTGCTTCCTAAGTGATTCAATATAAATGGGATTTGGATTCCGCTGATAAAGCTCGAGATACGTCTGGCCGATCGCCTGGTCGTCGGCGTGAGTGCGCCGCGGTCCAAGCGTCCAGTTCCAGTGCTCGCCCACCTCCTTATCGAAGGCCGCGTACTTCGGGTCATGCGTGAGCGAGGACGCAGCCATAAAACCCGCGTAGAGCGTGGCGATCGTCCAGTCCTGGCTGTACTTACCCTGCATGCGGGCCAGCTCCCAGTCCGCGACCTTCTTGACGGCGGCCTTCACATCGGCAGGTTTGGTCGAACCAGAGAGCGTGGCGCGGGGTCCGGGATCGGTCGCCGTATCGCCCGCCATGGCGGATTTTTCAGCAGCGGTCTGACCAAAAACAGGGCTAACAAGGCTGAGGGATAAGAGCAGAAGCGCATTTGCACGCC
This window harbors:
- a CDS encoding pyridoxal phosphate-dependent aminotransferase — encoded protein: MNHCREQLDLSRRSFLRVAGASLPAFAAAGILSESHFAFAAGQQGSAAKAPVSQLQMMKQMMMSIPKDAVLINANENPLGPCEAARAAIASSANKGGRYDFFEMMTLMDVFGKQNNISPDSISVYGGSSEPLHYSVLSYTGPGKNLVAADPTYEAAGRAAEISGAKTIKTKLTSTYAHDVKAMAAADPNAGVIYLCNPNNPTGTITSREDILWLLDNKPKGTMLMVDEAYIHLSDAESVVDQTANRKDIIVLRTFSKIYGMAGIRCGFAVAHPDVLKKLEERGQNPMAITSCIAGRVSLEDKDLIPTRKAYIGQARMETIKFLTDNNYKVIPGSQSNCFMIDTGRNGRQVMAAMAQKKVIIGRTWPIWPNTVRITVGTKEDMAKFRTAFKEVMDTPVKAMLNNPYENVQHIPQLS
- a CDS encoding glycoside hydrolase family 2 protein; protein product: MSAQDEARGKGLDPGAGHPSTVLADFDHRQSLSLNGDWHIIADPYVAGLLDFHMHVNPNGYFNDQVAAPGSNALVEYSFEKSPTIKVPGDWNSQKEWLRMYEGPLWYERKFDYTPQPGHRAFLHIGAANYKSRMFLNGKLACDHEGGFTTFDCDVTGIIKPGSNDAVIYVDDTRMADGIPTLKTDWYNYGGLTRDVSIITTPQAFIDDFDLHLDRATRSVIEGYVHVEGAQAGTRVSVSIPEARLTATATTDATGKAPINLPAKNLSLWAPGNPKLYKVTLKAGNDTLEDDMGFRTVEVQGSKILLNGKPIVLHGICIHAEAPYRGGRVNTDADVATLFGWVKDLNANFVRLAHYPHDVRMERAADKLGILVWSEVPVYWAVHFDDEAVFQKSKKQLTEEITRDRDKASVILWSIANETPNTEARTAFLTRSAEFVKSFDPTRLVTAALLVRGEGNTKIIDDKLGSALDVIGFNEYIGWYEKTPEAMDQITWKIAFDKPLIVSEFGGEAKAGLHGSEHERWTEEYEANIYNHAIAMLNRIPQLRGSTPWILMDFRSPVRQLPGIQDGYNRKGLISDQGEKKLAFGVLQNAYKTGGLGHAD
- a CDS encoding glycoside hydrolase family 88/105 protein; the encoded protein is MASVTRRANALLLLSLSLVSPVFGQTAAEKSAMAGDTATDPGPRATLSGSTKPADVKAAVKKVADWELARMQGKYSQDWTIATLYAGFMAASSLTHDPKYAAFDKEVGEHWNWTLGPRRTHADDQAIGQTYLELYQRNPNPIYIESLRKQFDEMMDEPDPVAAAKPIWWWCDALFMAPPVWARLSAVTHDPKYNTYMDHQWHITDDLLWDKDEHLFYRDASYFQKREKGGQKIFWSRGNGWVMGGLVRVLDVLPKTDPSYPFYVERLKEMSAKIITIQRPDGLWSPGLLDTPNYELPEVSGSAFFVYALAYGINHHQLDARTYRPVVDKAWKALVSNIYADGRLGSIQPVGAAPGAFSAGSSYAFGTGAFMMAGSEVAKLR